From the genome of Candidatus Nitrosocosmicus oleophilus, one region includes:
- a CDS encoding YncE family protein, whose product MESLNEKYHLTNPQIQVGLEPKEVKVDKFLNKVYVANERSNSISILDSNSGTLKEIFINTIPHDAEVNDKIHHVYVSGKSPSETISIIDGRTEELLQNIQLDQEPRDIEVNEKESKLYLAGKDGIRLIDDNGSMSLSIDPVKKYEVEGNYSKIAVDEEAEKVYVINEYPPQLLIFNNDLNLLDNLSIPDKKEPLDVEVDENDHSVYLITEKNFYKQYNDTGMMGVELKNKPSTLEVNEDSDIVYVISDHDVSIINGTTNTKIDKIIPLLGPLLELEVNEDSDIVYVLAEHGLYSLNEKTNRLSNISISEPLSNIEVNENSNIVYLTSKNSDSLFAIHGPKNKVAVGITFNISPLNSGKIICGDEKTEYPINQYLYEVPGITCTAKANSGYEFISWNENIDSNTTRPLKPCIEESHSFFDPIIEPIQKSLQIYNDTATTSFCITQYGTFTASFKALPAPLPTEYWIPLYGLVVSTVIGASIPSIILWAKTKGEVKKSNLHHNRIKSIYDEGKRDEHDLESLDKLKNEITDSFSKGNISQIRYSNLKDELSVLYQEIFMKKVDSMDDDKGMDPAIKLRLVREIRDAFSKGKLTELHYNILMNKITETEK is encoded by the coding sequence TTGGAAAGTTTAAATGAAAAGTATCATTTAACCAATCCTCAGATCCAAGTAGGATTAGAGCCAAAAGAGGTAAAAGTCGATAAATTTTTAAACAAAGTATACGTAGCAAATGAACGTTCAAATTCTATATCAATTTTAGACAGTAATTCGGGAACGTTAAAAGAAATTTTTATTAATACAATACCTCACGATGCAGAAGTAAATGACAAAATACATCATGTCTATGTTTCAGGTAAATCTCCTTCTGAAACCATCTCCATAATTGACGGAAGGACCGAAGAGTTACTCCAAAATATCCAATTGGATCAAGAACCACGTGATATCGAAGTTAATGAAAAAGAAAGCAAGTTATATTTAGCAGGTAAAGACGGTATAAGACTTATTGATGATAATGGCTCTATGTCACTCAGCATCGACCCAGTTAAGAAATATGAGGTAGAAGGGAACTATTCCAAAATAGCAGTAGATGAAGAAGCAGAAAAAGTTTACGTAATTAATGAATATCCTCCCCAACTTCTCATTTTTAACAATGATTTGAACCTTTTAGACAACTTATCGATTCCAGATAAAAAAGAACCGCTTGATGTGGAAGTCGATGAAAACGATCATTCTGTCTATCTGATCACAGAGAAAAATTTCTACAAACAATATAATGATACCGGGATGATGGGTGTTGAATTAAAGAATAAACCCAGTACTTTAGAAGTCAATGAGGACTCCGATATAGTATATGTAATTTCAGATCATGATGTTTCAATTATTAATGGAACTACAAATACTAAAATTGACAAGATAATTCCTTTATTAGGACCGCTCTTGGAATTAGAAGTCAATGAGGACTCCGATATTGTATATGTACTAGCTGAACATGGCCTTTATTCATTAAATGAAAAAACTAACAGACTTTCTAATATCAGCATATCTGAACCACTCTCGAATATCGAGGTAAACGAGAATAGTAACATCGTTTATTTGACTTCAAAGAATTCTGATAGCCTGTTTGCAATCCATGGTCCTAAGAACAAAGTTGCGGTTGGAATTACTTTCAATATATCTCCATTAAACTCAGGCAAGATCATATGTGGCGATGAGAAAACCGAATATCCAATAAATCAATACTTGTACGAAGTACCCGGAATAACCTGTACAGCGAAGGCAAATAGCGGCTATGAGTTTATATCCTGGAACGAAAACATTGATTCAAACACTACAAGACCGCTGAAACCGTGCATAGAAGAATCCCATAGTTTTTTTGATCCAATCATAGAACCAATTCAAAAATCTTTGCAAATATACAATGATACTGCTACGACATCCTTTTGTATTACTCAATATGGTACATTTACTGCAAGTTTTAAAGCATTGCCTGCCCCCCTTCCTACCGAGTACTGGATTCCTCTATACGGTTTAGTTGTTTCAACCGTTATTGGTGCATCTATTCCAAGTATTATATTATGGGCTAAAACAAAAGGAGAAGTAAAAAAATCAAATCTTCACCATAATAGGATAAAATCCATATATGACGAAGGTAAGCGGGATGAACATGATTTGGAATCACTGGATAAACTCAAAAATGAAATCACTGATTCATTTTCAAAGGGCAATATAAGCCAAATTCGTTATTCAAATTTAAAGGATGAATTATCCGTACTTTATCAGGAAATTTTCATGAAAAAAGTTGATTCCATGGACGATGATAAAGGTATGGATCCTGCAATAAAGTTAAGACTTGTAAGAGAGATTAGGGATGCGTTTTCAAAAGGCAAATTAACGGAGCTCCACTATAATATACTTATGAATAAAATTACAGAGACGGAAAAATAG
- a CDS encoding sialidase family protein has translation MNITLIPLGIVLLFLLNCIYLHFEFAYSLFAFEPPTTNYNNGDTSLGFNSNLGTNISNHWGNGINESQNDYLINISSNQGHSEFPKFEVVGKNISMIWLDDSSGYRDVYFKRSSDGGKTFEKIINLGNIPGGAFDHQIAVIDNFVFVIWEQSPDNNGQIFFKRSTDWGKTFEKAINLGNNTGLSGTPQLSVSKDNSSDIDSNSINVHVIWHDSSEGIVLRKSDDGGNTFKKAISLSENYPISFFPKITTQGDNVYAIWVTINNKGMENETREVTFAKSMDRGTTFGKAIYLTNFAKISFNAQIASSGNNVFVLWTNGTFVKDEFPILTDTMFKYSDNSGQTFHDTISLNNYTGWSVNPSIKTNDDKLYIVWEEINQNRYSDIYFCVINIKDTKECNFKINLSNDSNSSFDPSLDILNNTALVAWTNENSNFSSSIGIKEIHNQINDYVESTTTLFNIDANASNPQVAISDVDNKAFILWNGYSDFDDEIFLASIDYPYTDNGKYGINNNEKETNKINTTLDYNLDNYFPMENINNRSSDNSFFSNNFDNISIALVDPTYTNTAYDNSFYILYNLYNNDSFHQNTTKHVNLLTSKIDTESMPGFRTLYLHDHIARLMPKANVTIISDTDVHKGYIFNDNIITNNKYDAIILEHQEYVTQEEYNYLRQFVANGGILILPYSNMFYAEIKYNPDDNTITLVKGHNWEFDGKAVKNSVAERWLNETSKWVGSNYAQVPGIIFGNNPFGYLKHEEQFITNPNVTILLDYNVTIPTIYQDKFPDYRIATYEHNYKKGKVIDFGIYLSEDVLGNERFIRFFDSILFKYIH, from the coding sequence ATGAATATTACTTTAATTCCCCTTGGCATTGTTTTACTGTTTTTATTAAACTGCATTTATCTTCACTTCGAATTTGCCTATTCCTTATTTGCATTTGAACCACCAACAACAAATTATAACAATGGTGACACATCCCTTGGTTTTAATTCTAATCTAGGGACCAACATTTCCAATCATTGGGGAAATGGAATAAATGAGTCTCAAAATGATTATCTGATTAATATCAGTTCAAATCAAGGGCATTCCGAATTTCCAAAGTTCGAGGTAGTTGGAAAAAATATCTCTATGATATGGTTAGACGATTCGTCCGGATACAGGGATGTTTACTTCAAAAGAAGTAGCGATGGTGGAAAAACATTTGAAAAAATTATAAACTTAGGTAATATTCCCGGAGGAGCATTTGACCATCAAATTGCTGTAATAGATAATTTTGTATTTGTGATATGGGAACAATCGCCAGATAATAATGGTCAAATTTTTTTTAAGAGAAGTACTGATTGGGGAAAGACATTTGAAAAAGCTATTAACTTGGGCAACAATACCGGATTATCTGGGACTCCCCAACTATCGGTTTCAAAAGACAACTCAAGTGATATAGATAGTAATTCCATTAATGTACATGTGATATGGCATGACTCTTCTGAAGGCATAGTATTAAGAAAGAGTGATGATGGAGGTAATACATTTAAAAAAGCCATCAGTTTAAGTGAAAATTATCCTATATCATTTTTTCCAAAAATTACTACGCAAGGAGATAACGTATATGCAATTTGGGTAACCATTAATAACAAAGGTATGGAAAATGAGACAAGAGAAGTTACATTTGCAAAGAGTATGGACAGAGGAACTACATTTGGCAAAGCAATCTATTTAACAAATTTTGCAAAGATATCTTTTAATGCACAAATAGCATCGTCAGGAAACAACGTATTTGTTTTATGGACCAATGGGACTTTTGTAAAAGACGAATTTCCTATACTTACAGATACTATGTTTAAATATAGTGATAATTCAGGACAAACATTTCATGATACTATAAGTCTAAACAATTATACAGGGTGGTCAGTTAATCCATCGATAAAAACTAACGACGATAAATTATACATAGTATGGGAAGAAATAAACCAAAATAGATATAGCGACATTTATTTTTGTGTAATAAACATAAAAGATACAAAGGAATGTAATTTCAAGATAAACTTAAGCAATGATAGTAACAGTTCCTTTGACCCCTCACTTGACATATTAAATAATACTGCTCTAGTTGCTTGGACAAATGAAAATTCAAATTTTTCATCATCCATCGGTATCAAAGAGATTCATAACCAAATAAATGATTATGTGGAAAGTACAACAACATTATTTAATATAGATGCAAATGCTTCAAATCCTCAAGTGGCAATCTCAGATGTAGATAATAAAGCATTTATCCTCTGGAATGGGTATTCTGACTTTGATGACGAGATTTTTTTAGCAAGTATTGACTATCCATATACCGATAATGGTAAATATGGAATAAACAATAATGAGAAGGAAACCAATAAAATAAATACTACTCTCGACTACAACCTCGATAATTATTTTCCAATGGAAAATATAAATAACAGATCCTCGGATAACTCTTTTTTTTCAAATAATTTCGATAATATCAGTATTGCACTTGTTGATCCAACATATACAAATACCGCTTATGATAATTCATTTTATATATTATACAATCTCTACAACAATGATTCGTTCCATCAAAACACAACAAAACATGTTAACCTATTGACAAGCAAAATTGATACGGAATCAATGCCCGGTTTTAGGACACTTTATCTTCATGACCATATAGCTAGGTTAATGCCAAAGGCAAATGTTACTATTATATCCGATACCGATGTACACAAAGGATATATTTTTAATGACAATATAATTACAAACAACAAATACGATGCAATAATTTTAGAGCATCAAGAATATGTAACACAGGAAGAGTATAATTACCTAAGACAGTTCGTAGCAAATGGAGGTATTTTGATCCTTCCATATAGTAATATGTTCTACGCAGAGATAAAGTATAATCCTGATGATAACACTATAACTCTAGTTAAGGGCCATAATTGGGAATTTGATGGAAAAGCCGTAAAAAACAGTGTTGCTGAGAGATGGCTAAATGAAACATCAAAGTGGGTAGGTAGCAATTATGCTCAGGTCCCTGGGATTATATTTGGAAATAACCCCTTTGGCTATTTAAAACACGAGGAACAATTTATCACTAATCCCAATGTCACAATCTTACTTGACTACAATGTAACTATACCGACTATTTATCAAGATAAATTCCCTGACTATAGAATTGCAACATATGAGCACAACTATAAGAAAGGTAAGGTCATAGATTTTGGGATTTATCTTTCTGAAGACGTATTAGGAAATGAAAGATTTATCAGATTTTTCGATAGTATTTTGTTTAAATATATTCATTAA
- a CDS encoding class I SAM-dependent methyltransferase, translating into MVVDETKLHEFIGKVVNEWGAAEGALITFIGDRLGLFKAMIGTDGVTSDELAKKTGTHPRIIKEWLAAQAAGGYVIYDHIKDTYTLPEEHAMALTDENSPAYIAGFYQSLVSLFKDEEKIIETFKTGKGLGWGDHHHYLYEGTERFFKPNYVANLTRNWIPALDSIEHKLKNGGAKVADVGCGHGASTILMAKAYPNSQFIGFDSHKPSIERAREQAEKENLQNLTFEVARSTDYPGDDYDLVAFFDCFHDMGDPSGAARHVLQTLRKKKGIWMLVEPFANDKLEDNLNPLGRVFYSVSSIVCVPASLSENGPALGAQAGEKRISEIIKSAGFSKFRRATQTPFNLVFEAKP; encoded by the coding sequence ATGGTAGTAGATGAAACAAAGTTACATGAATTTATTGGAAAAGTTGTTAATGAATGGGGCGCTGCAGAAGGCGCATTAATCACTTTTATCGGCGATAGACTTGGGTTATTCAAGGCCATGATTGGAACAGATGGGGTGACATCAGACGAATTAGCAAAAAAGACTGGAACACATCCACGAATAATAAAAGAATGGCTTGCTGCTCAAGCTGCCGGAGGCTATGTTATCTACGATCATATCAAAGACACTTATACCCTTCCTGAAGAACATGCTATGGCCCTCACTGATGAAAATAGTCCAGCATACATAGCAGGTTTTTACCAATCATTAGTTAGCCTTTTCAAAGACGAGGAAAAAATTATTGAGACCTTTAAAACTGGAAAAGGCCTTGGTTGGGGAGATCATCATCATTATTTGTATGAAGGTACAGAGCGGTTCTTCAAACCAAACTATGTAGCAAACCTCACAAGGAATTGGATTCCAGCATTAGATTCCATCGAACATAAGCTTAAGAATGGAGGAGCTAAAGTAGCAGATGTTGGCTGTGGGCATGGTGCCTCAACAATTCTAATGGCAAAAGCATATCCAAATTCACAATTTATAGGATTTGACTCGCACAAACCCTCTATTGAAAGGGCCAGAGAGCAAGCTGAAAAGGAGAATCTACAAAATCTAACGTTTGAAGTAGCACGGTCTACAGATTATCCAGGAGATGATTATGATCTGGTAGCTTTCTTTGATTGCTTCCACGATATGGGTGATCCAAGCGGAGCTGCAAGACATGTTCTACAAACATTAAGGAAAAAAAAAGGGATATGGATGCTCGTAGAACCTTTTGCAAATGATAAACTTGAAGATAATTTGAATCCGCTTGGAAGGGTCTTCTATTCGGTATCATCTATTGTTTGTGTTCCTGCTTCGTTAAGTGAGAATGGACCAGCCTTGGGTGCACAAGCAGGTGAAAAGAGAATATCAGAAATAATAAAATCGGCAGGGTTTTCAAAATTCCGTCGGGCAACCCAAACACCATTTAATTTGGTCTTTGAAGCAAAACCTTGA
- a CDS encoding serine hydrolase domain-containing protein — protein sequence MAVRNHSYTPQQVYDFVSNSTLSTQPGTKASYSDIGMGLLGHVLSQGAGVSFDQLVKDRILNVLGMDSTGMRINASEISIPEDIKSRFAQGHIAGKEVNLEFIPETIHSAGAMYSTANDLLKYLSANLGLIQTKVNDSIQETHLIRNSFGQSSENKSLKDYIGLGWTVTTDFGKVVIWHTGSIDGYTSIIGFNPGKQIGLVILCGCNYDDFSSQEMINLVIPFLLYHK from the coding sequence TTGGCTGTCAGAAACCATAGTTACACTCCTCAGCAAGTCTATGACTTTGTGTCAAATTCGACGTTATCAACACAGCCAGGAACCAAAGCAAGCTACTCGGACATAGGGATGGGTCTATTAGGCCATGTATTGTCTCAAGGGGCCGGCGTTTCGTTTGACCAACTTGTAAAGGACAGAATCCTGAACGTTCTCGGGATGGACAGCACTGGCATGCGCATAAATGCTTCAGAAATATCGATTCCTGAGGATATCAAATCTAGATTTGCACAAGGTCATATAGCCGGAAAAGAGGTTAATTTGGAGTTTATTCCAGAGACAATTCACTCAGCCGGCGCAATGTATTCTACAGCCAATGATTTACTGAAATATTTGTCAGCAAATCTCGGATTAATACAAACTAAAGTTAATGATTCCATTCAGGAAACCCATTTGATAAGAAATTCATTTGGCCAATCTTCTGAAAATAAATCACTAAAGGACTACATAGGTTTAGGCTGGACAGTAACAACGGATTTTGGAAAAGTAGTTATTTGGCATACTGGCTCGATAGACGGTTACACAAGTATTATAGGATTTAATCCTGGCAAGCAGATTGGATTAGTGATACTTTGTGGTTGTAATTATGATGATTTTTCATCACAAGAAATGATAAATCTTGTAATTCCATTCCTTCTTTATCATAAATAA
- a CDS encoding serine hydrolase domain-containing protein: MVFISFLIFSYVFQNHFQLAYSQHGQDVLSNNSQYSQRNDVSNALLEQFKEIVFDHSLSGDTSNISVPIIVGVVTPNGTQVSGYGNISNFNPSTVDGNTVFDIASISKTSVAIILADMVNQGLVKLDDPVEKYLPADRVTVPSFNGHKITLEDLATHTSGMPDFPIGCQKP; this comes from the coding sequence ATGGTCTTCATATCATTTCTTATTTTCTCATATGTTTTTCAAAATCATTTCCAGTTGGCGTATAGTCAGCATGGGCAAGACGTACTATCGAATAATTCTCAATATTCTCAAAGAAATGACGTATCAAATGCACTTTTGGAACAGTTTAAAGAAATAGTATTTGATCACAGCTTATCTGGAGATACTTCTAATATTTCAGTACCAATTATTGTTGGTGTTGTAACTCCAAATGGAACACAAGTTTCCGGATATGGTAACATATCAAATTTCAACCCATCAACAGTTGATGGAAATACTGTATTTGATATAGCATCCATATCAAAAACATCTGTGGCTATCATTTTGGCAGATATGGTAAATCAGGGATTGGTCAAGCTAGACGATCCTGTTGAAAAATATCTTCCGGCTGACAGGGTGACAGTCCCATCGTTTAATGGTCACAAGATAACACTGGAGGATCTTGCAACACATACATCGGGCATGCCCGATTTTCCAATTGGCTGTCAGAAACCATAG